A window of Scophthalmus maximus strain ysfricsl-2021 chromosome 10, ASM2237912v1, whole genome shotgun sequence contains these coding sequences:
- the nfkb2 gene encoding nuclear factor NF-kappa-B p100 subunit isoform X3, translating to MAGALRMSEAQFINVYDSDLQLNLMPYDYIPPVDIKTEPYIPETAHGPYIQIIEEPKQRGFRFRYECEGPSHGGLPGASSEKNRRTYPTVKINNYVGHARVEVQLVTHSDPPRVHAHSLVGRHCTEKGTCMLDVGPNDLTASFSNLGILHVTKKGVVEILCKRLRDERKRQKGPHSNLTDVEESVCLKEAKELGKVMDLNIVRLKFTAYLQDSNGGFTRALKPVVSNPIYDSKSPNASNLKISRMDKTCGSVLGGDEIFLLCDKVQKDDIEIRFYEEDDEGGWEAFGDFSPTDVHKQYAIVFKTPAYHSAEIERPVTVFLQLKRKKAGDSSDPKQFTYIPQVQDKEEVLRKKQKPLPHYEPWRGGGGGGGGRGGGAAGGFGGGAGGGGFQFSQQLNGGAGGGGAFFTGGFAGFSGGGGAQMSGSTPQTDVTHQQGDGQSRARLRQQLCQIAAHFRSRATQSSQHAATLLRYCSTGDARILLSVLRQVCCVQDANGDTPLHLAVIHQQTAVIQQLIHTLLSSRQQNLLNMANHLQQTPLHLAVITRQVKVMEVLLQAGADPSLVDKDGRSPLHLAALAGDNATLRPLLANLGERHGHLVNTADFHGLHPLHLAVRRDGERCLRLLVEGGAKINAPEQKSGNSALHLAVRENLFKVACTLITELKADVNACTFGGNTALHLAAGLGSPTLCSMLIAAGADKNVENDEPLFFHSSSEEEEEKDEDGPIAEPEAAAASQPINPRKRPAGHTPLDLAQCQKVRKLLSSRQSPTSSRHANKRIKSSSSEVGPAAERDGTGLDEDTLSRLVEVLSVEDVPWRKLAEKLGMMTLTHLYQDSPAPCHHLLQHYRLGGGPVRGLVEALQSLGLSDGVRLLRSSELPDDKLNTDATVDSGFGSQPMEDEEPHVANQ from the exons ATGGCCGGAGCTCTGAG gaTGAGTGAAGCTCAGTTCATCAACGTGTACGACAGCGAC ctgcagctgaatctGATGCCGTACGACTACATTCCTCCAGTGGACATAAAGACGGAGCCGTACATACCTGAGACAG ctcACGGTCCATACATTCAGATCATCGAGGAGCCAAAACAG AGAGGCTTTCGTTTCCGGTACGAGTGCGAGGGGCCGTCTCATGGCGGGTTGCCGGGGGCGTCCAGCGAGAAGAACCGGAGAACCTACCCGACCGTGAAG ATTAATAACTACGTGGGTCACGCCCGGGTGGAGGTCCAGCTGGTGACCCACTCGGACCCGCCCCGGGTCCACGCCCACAGTCTGGTGGGACGCCACTGCACCGAGAAGGGCACCTGCATGCTGGACGTCGGCCCCAATGACCTCACCGCCTC GTTCAGTAACCTGGGAATCCTCCACGTGACCAAGAAAGGTGTGGTGGAGATTCTGTGCAAAAGGctgagagacgagaggaagagacagaaaggaCCACACAGCAACCTGACAG acGTGGAGGAGAGCGTCTGTCTAAAGGAGGCCAAGGAGCTGGGGAAGGTGATGGACCTCAACATCGTCAGGTTGAAGTTCACCGCCTACCTCCAGGACAGTAATGGAGGATTCACCCGAGCTCTGAAGCCCGTTGTCTCCAACCCCATCTACGACAGCA AGTCTCCGAACGCCTCCAACCTGAAGATCTCCAGGATGGACAAGACGTGCGGCTCAGTGCTCGGAGGAGACGAGATCTTCTTGCTCTGTGACAAAGTGCAGAAAG ACGACATTGAGATCCGCTTCTacgaggaggacgatgagggaGGCTGGGAGGCGTTCGGAGACTTCTCCCCCACCGACGTCCACAAACAg TACGCCATCGTCTTCAAGACTCCGGCCTATCACAGTGCGGAGATCGAGCGTCCCGTCACCGTCTTCCTgcagctgaagaggaagaaggccGGCGACAGCAGCGACCCTAAACAGTTCACCTACATCCCGCAGGTCCAAG acaaagaggaggtgctgaggaagaagcagaagccGCTGCCTCACTATGAaccctggagaggaggaggaggaggaggaggaggacgaggaggaggagccgccgGGGGGTTCGGAGgtggagccggaggaggag GATTCCAGTTCAGTCAGCAGCTGaacggaggagcaggagggggaggagccttCTTCACTGGCGGCTTCGCAGGCTtcagtggagggggaggggctcagaTGTCAGGCTCCACCCCTCAGACAGATGTTACCCACCAACAGGGTGACGGACAGAGCAGGGCACGGCTGCGGCAGCAGCTATGTCAGATCG CCGCCCACTTCCGCAGCCGAGCGACTCAGAGCAGCCAACACGCCGCCACCCTGCTGCGCTACTGCAGCACGGGCGACGCCCGCATCCTGCTCTCCGTCCTGAGACAAGTCTGCTGCGTCCAGGACGCCAACGGAGACAC TCCTTTGCACCTGGCCGTCATCCACCAGCAGACGGCCGTCATCCAGCAGCTGATCCACACGTTGCTCAGCAGCCGCCAGCAGAACCTCCTCAACATGGCCAACCACCTGCAACAG ACGCCACTACACCTGGCAGTCATCACCCGGCAGGTGAAGGTGATGGAGGTGCTGCTGCAGGCGGGGGCCGACCCCAGCCTGGTGGACAAAGATGGCCGCAGCCCGCTGCACCTCGCGGCGCTGGCCGGAGACAACGCCACActccgccccctgctggctaACCTGGGAGAACGCCACGGCCACCTTGTCAACACCGCCGACTTTCACG GGCTCCACCCGCTCCACCTGGCGGTGAGGAGGGACGGGGAACGCTGCCTCCGCCTGCTGGTGGAGGGCGGAGCCAAAATCAACGCGCCAGAGCAGAAGAGTGGAAACTCCGCCCTCCACCTGGCTGTCAGAGAAAACCTGTTCAAGGTGGCGTGCACGCTCATCACGGAG CTGAAGGCCGACGTCAACGCCTGCACGTTTGGAGGAAACACGGCGCTGCACCTGGCGGCCGGTCTGGGCTCGCCCACGCTCTGCTCCATGCTCATCGCTGCAG GTGCCGATAAGAACGTGGAGAACGACGAGCCGCTCTTCTTCCACAGCtcgtcagaagaagaagaagaaaaagatgaggaCGGACCAATCGCAGAgccggaggcggcggcggcctcaCAGCCAATCAACCCTCGCAAGAGGCCGGCGGGACACACCCCCTTGGACCTCGCCCAGTGCCAGAAG gTCAGGAAACTGTTGAGCTCCAGACAGAGTCCCACGTCGAGTCGTCACGCCAACAAGAGGATCAAATCAAGCAGCAGCGAAG ttggacCAGCTGCAGAGCGGGACGGGACGGGCCTGGACGAGGACACACTGTCCCGCTTGGTGGAGGTTCTGAGCGTGGAGGACGTCCCCTGGAGGAAACTGGCCGAGAAGCTCGGGATGATGACGCTGACGCACCTGTACCAGGACAGTCCCGCCCCCTGtcaccacctgctgcagcacTACAGG TTGGGCGGTGGTCCGGTCCGAGGTCTGGTCGAAGCTCTTCAGAGTCTTGGTTTGTCCGATGGCGTACGATTGCTGCGGAGCTCGGAGCTGCCGGACGACAAACTCAACACAG ACGCAACTGTCGACAGCGGCTTCGGCAGCCAGCCAATGGAAGACGAGGAGCCGCATGTGGCCAATCAGTGA
- the nfkb2 gene encoding nuclear factor NF-kappa-B p100 subunit isoform X5 — MAGALRMSEAQFINVYDSDLQLNLMPYDYIPPVDIKTEPYIPETAHGPYIQIIEEPKQRGFRFRYECEGPSHGGLPGASSEKNRRTYPTVKINNYVGHARVEVQLVTHSDPPRVHAHSLVGRHCTEKGTCMLDVGPNDLTASFSNLGILHVTKKGVVEILCKRLRDERKRQKGPHSNLTDVEESVCLKEAKELGKVMDLNIVRLKFTAYLQDSNGGFTRALKPVVSNPIYDSKSPNASNLKISRMDKTCGSVLGGDEIFLLCDKVQKDDIEIRFYEEDDEGGWEAFGDFSPTDVHKQYAIVFKTPAYHSAEIERPVTVFLQLKRKKAGDSSDPKQFTYIPQVQDKEEVLRKKQKPLPHYEPWRGGGGGGGGRGGGAAGGFGGGAGGGGEGGGGFQFSQQLNGGAGGGGAFFTGGFAGFSGGGGAQMSGSTPQTDVTHQQGDGQSRARLRQQLCQIAAHFRSRATQSSQHAATLLRYCSTGDARILLSVLRQVCCVQDANGDTPLHLAVIHQQTAVIQQLIHTLLSSRQQNLLNMANHLQQTPLHLAVITRQVKVMEVLLQAGADPSLVDKDGRSPLHLAALAGDNATLRPLLANLGERHGHLVNTADFHGLHPLHLAVRRDGERCLHLAVRENLFKVACTLITELKADVNACTFGGNTALHLAAGLGSPTLCSMLIAAGADKNVENDEPLFFHSSSEEEEEKDEDGPIAEPEAAAASQPINPRKRPAGHTPLDLAQCQKVRKLLSSRQSPTSSRHANKRIKSSSSEVGPAAERDGTGLDEDTLSRLVEVLSVEDVPWRKLAEKLGMMTLTHLYQDSPAPCHHLLQHYRLGGGPVRGLVEALQSLGLSDGVRLLRSSELPDDKLNTDATVDSGFGSQPMEDEEPHVANQ, encoded by the exons ATGGCCGGAGCTCTGAG gaTGAGTGAAGCTCAGTTCATCAACGTGTACGACAGCGAC ctgcagctgaatctGATGCCGTACGACTACATTCCTCCAGTGGACATAAAGACGGAGCCGTACATACCTGAGACAG ctcACGGTCCATACATTCAGATCATCGAGGAGCCAAAACAG AGAGGCTTTCGTTTCCGGTACGAGTGCGAGGGGCCGTCTCATGGCGGGTTGCCGGGGGCGTCCAGCGAGAAGAACCGGAGAACCTACCCGACCGTGAAG ATTAATAACTACGTGGGTCACGCCCGGGTGGAGGTCCAGCTGGTGACCCACTCGGACCCGCCCCGGGTCCACGCCCACAGTCTGGTGGGACGCCACTGCACCGAGAAGGGCACCTGCATGCTGGACGTCGGCCCCAATGACCTCACCGCCTC GTTCAGTAACCTGGGAATCCTCCACGTGACCAAGAAAGGTGTGGTGGAGATTCTGTGCAAAAGGctgagagacgagaggaagagacagaaaggaCCACACAGCAACCTGACAG acGTGGAGGAGAGCGTCTGTCTAAAGGAGGCCAAGGAGCTGGGGAAGGTGATGGACCTCAACATCGTCAGGTTGAAGTTCACCGCCTACCTCCAGGACAGTAATGGAGGATTCACCCGAGCTCTGAAGCCCGTTGTCTCCAACCCCATCTACGACAGCA AGTCTCCGAACGCCTCCAACCTGAAGATCTCCAGGATGGACAAGACGTGCGGCTCAGTGCTCGGAGGAGACGAGATCTTCTTGCTCTGTGACAAAGTGCAGAAAG ACGACATTGAGATCCGCTTCTacgaggaggacgatgagggaGGCTGGGAGGCGTTCGGAGACTTCTCCCCCACCGACGTCCACAAACAg TACGCCATCGTCTTCAAGACTCCGGCCTATCACAGTGCGGAGATCGAGCGTCCCGTCACCGTCTTCCTgcagctgaagaggaagaaggccGGCGACAGCAGCGACCCTAAACAGTTCACCTACATCCCGCAGGTCCAAG acaaagaggaggtgctgaggaagaagcagaagccGCTGCCTCACTATGAaccctggagaggaggaggaggaggaggaggaggacgaggaggaggagccgccgGGGGGTTCGGAGgtggagccggaggaggaggtgagggaggaggag GATTCCAGTTCAGTCAGCAGCTGaacggaggagcaggagggggaggagccttCTTCACTGGCGGCTTCGCAGGCTtcagtggagggggaggggctcagaTGTCAGGCTCCACCCCTCAGACAGATGTTACCCACCAACAGGGTGACGGACAGAGCAGGGCACGGCTGCGGCAGCAGCTATGTCAGATCG CCGCCCACTTCCGCAGCCGAGCGACTCAGAGCAGCCAACACGCCGCCACCCTGCTGCGCTACTGCAGCACGGGCGACGCCCGCATCCTGCTCTCCGTCCTGAGACAAGTCTGCTGCGTCCAGGACGCCAACGGAGACAC TCCTTTGCACCTGGCCGTCATCCACCAGCAGACGGCCGTCATCCAGCAGCTGATCCACACGTTGCTCAGCAGCCGCCAGCAGAACCTCCTCAACATGGCCAACCACCTGCAACAG ACGCCACTACACCTGGCAGTCATCACCCGGCAGGTGAAGGTGATGGAGGTGCTGCTGCAGGCGGGGGCCGACCCCAGCCTGGTGGACAAAGATGGCCGCAGCCCGCTGCACCTCGCGGCGCTGGCCGGAGACAACGCCACActccgccccctgctggctaACCTGGGAGAACGCCACGGCCACCTTGTCAACACCGCCGACTTTCACG GGCTCCACCCGCTCCACCTGGCGGTGAGGAGGGACGGGGAACGCTG CCTCCACCTGGCTGTCAGAGAAAACCTGTTCAAGGTGGCGTGCACGCTCATCACGGAG CTGAAGGCCGACGTCAACGCCTGCACGTTTGGAGGAAACACGGCGCTGCACCTGGCGGCCGGTCTGGGCTCGCCCACGCTCTGCTCCATGCTCATCGCTGCAG GTGCCGATAAGAACGTGGAGAACGACGAGCCGCTCTTCTTCCACAGCtcgtcagaagaagaagaagaaaaagatgaggaCGGACCAATCGCAGAgccggaggcggcggcggcctcaCAGCCAATCAACCCTCGCAAGAGGCCGGCGGGACACACCCCCTTGGACCTCGCCCAGTGCCAGAAG gTCAGGAAACTGTTGAGCTCCAGACAGAGTCCCACGTCGAGTCGTCACGCCAACAAGAGGATCAAATCAAGCAGCAGCGAAG ttggacCAGCTGCAGAGCGGGACGGGACGGGCCTGGACGAGGACACACTGTCCCGCTTGGTGGAGGTTCTGAGCGTGGAGGACGTCCCCTGGAGGAAACTGGCCGAGAAGCTCGGGATGATGACGCTGACGCACCTGTACCAGGACAGTCCCGCCCCCTGtcaccacctgctgcagcacTACAGG TTGGGCGGTGGTCCGGTCCGAGGTCTGGTCGAAGCTCTTCAGAGTCTTGGTTTGTCCGATGGCGTACGATTGCTGCGGAGCTCGGAGCTGCCGGACGACAAACTCAACACAG ACGCAACTGTCGACAGCGGCTTCGGCAGCCAGCCAATGGAAGACGAGGAGCCGCATGTGGCCAATCAGTGA
- the nfkb2 gene encoding nuclear factor NF-kappa-B p100 subunit isoform X2, with amino-acid sequence MAGALRMSEAQFINVYDSDLQLNLMPYDYIPPVDIKTEPYIPETAHGPYIQIIEEPKQRGFRFRYECEGPSHGGLPGASSEKNRRTYPTVKINNYVGHARVEVQLVTHSDPPRVHAHSLVGRHCTEKGTCMLDVGPNDLTASFSNLGILHVTKKGVVEILCKRLRDERKRQKGPHSNLTDVEESVCLKEAKELGKVMDLNIVRLKFTAYLQDSNGGFTRALKPVVSNPIYDSKSPNASNLKISRMDKTCGSVLGGDEIFLLCDKVQKDDIEIRFYEEDDEGGWEAFGDFSPTDVHKQYAIVFKTPAYHSAEIERPVTVFLQLKRKKAGDSSDPKQFTYIPQVQDKEEVLRKKQKPLPHYEPWRGGGGGGGGRGGGAAGGFGGGAGGGGEGGGGFQFSQQLNGGAGGGGAFFTGGFAGFSGGGGAQMSGSTPQTDVTHQQGDGQSRARLRQQLCQIAAHFRSRATQSSQHAATLLRYCSTGDARILLSVLRQVCCVQDANGDTPLHLAVIHQQTAVIQQLIHTLLSSRQQNLLNMANHLQQTPLHLAVITRQVKVMEVLLQAGADPSLVDKDGRSPLHLAALAGDNATLRPLLANLGERHGHLVNTADFHGLHPLHLAVRRDGERCLRLLVEGGAKINAPEQKSGNSALHLAVRENLFKVACTLITELKADVNACTFGGNTALHLAAGLGSPTLCSMLIAAGADKNVENDEPLFFHSSSEEEEEKDEDGPIAEPEAAAASQPINPRKRPAGHTPLDLAQCQKVRKLLSSRQSPTSSRHANKRIKSSSSEAAERDGTGLDEDTLSRLVEVLSVEDVPWRKLAEKLGMMTLTHLYQDSPAPCHHLLQHYRLGGGPVRGLVEALQSLGLSDGVRLLRSSELPDDKLNTDATVDSGFGSQPMEDEEPHVANQ; translated from the exons ATGGCCGGAGCTCTGAG gaTGAGTGAAGCTCAGTTCATCAACGTGTACGACAGCGAC ctgcagctgaatctGATGCCGTACGACTACATTCCTCCAGTGGACATAAAGACGGAGCCGTACATACCTGAGACAG ctcACGGTCCATACATTCAGATCATCGAGGAGCCAAAACAG AGAGGCTTTCGTTTCCGGTACGAGTGCGAGGGGCCGTCTCATGGCGGGTTGCCGGGGGCGTCCAGCGAGAAGAACCGGAGAACCTACCCGACCGTGAAG ATTAATAACTACGTGGGTCACGCCCGGGTGGAGGTCCAGCTGGTGACCCACTCGGACCCGCCCCGGGTCCACGCCCACAGTCTGGTGGGACGCCACTGCACCGAGAAGGGCACCTGCATGCTGGACGTCGGCCCCAATGACCTCACCGCCTC GTTCAGTAACCTGGGAATCCTCCACGTGACCAAGAAAGGTGTGGTGGAGATTCTGTGCAAAAGGctgagagacgagaggaagagacagaaaggaCCACACAGCAACCTGACAG acGTGGAGGAGAGCGTCTGTCTAAAGGAGGCCAAGGAGCTGGGGAAGGTGATGGACCTCAACATCGTCAGGTTGAAGTTCACCGCCTACCTCCAGGACAGTAATGGAGGATTCACCCGAGCTCTGAAGCCCGTTGTCTCCAACCCCATCTACGACAGCA AGTCTCCGAACGCCTCCAACCTGAAGATCTCCAGGATGGACAAGACGTGCGGCTCAGTGCTCGGAGGAGACGAGATCTTCTTGCTCTGTGACAAAGTGCAGAAAG ACGACATTGAGATCCGCTTCTacgaggaggacgatgagggaGGCTGGGAGGCGTTCGGAGACTTCTCCCCCACCGACGTCCACAAACAg TACGCCATCGTCTTCAAGACTCCGGCCTATCACAGTGCGGAGATCGAGCGTCCCGTCACCGTCTTCCTgcagctgaagaggaagaaggccGGCGACAGCAGCGACCCTAAACAGTTCACCTACATCCCGCAGGTCCAAG acaaagaggaggtgctgaggaagaagcagaagccGCTGCCTCACTATGAaccctggagaggaggaggaggaggaggaggaggacgaggaggaggagccgccgGGGGGTTCGGAGgtggagccggaggaggaggtgagggaggaggag GATTCCAGTTCAGTCAGCAGCTGaacggaggagcaggagggggaggagccttCTTCACTGGCGGCTTCGCAGGCTtcagtggagggggaggggctcagaTGTCAGGCTCCACCCCTCAGACAGATGTTACCCACCAACAGGGTGACGGACAGAGCAGGGCACGGCTGCGGCAGCAGCTATGTCAGATCG CCGCCCACTTCCGCAGCCGAGCGACTCAGAGCAGCCAACACGCCGCCACCCTGCTGCGCTACTGCAGCACGGGCGACGCCCGCATCCTGCTCTCCGTCCTGAGACAAGTCTGCTGCGTCCAGGACGCCAACGGAGACAC TCCTTTGCACCTGGCCGTCATCCACCAGCAGACGGCCGTCATCCAGCAGCTGATCCACACGTTGCTCAGCAGCCGCCAGCAGAACCTCCTCAACATGGCCAACCACCTGCAACAG ACGCCACTACACCTGGCAGTCATCACCCGGCAGGTGAAGGTGATGGAGGTGCTGCTGCAGGCGGGGGCCGACCCCAGCCTGGTGGACAAAGATGGCCGCAGCCCGCTGCACCTCGCGGCGCTGGCCGGAGACAACGCCACActccgccccctgctggctaACCTGGGAGAACGCCACGGCCACCTTGTCAACACCGCCGACTTTCACG GGCTCCACCCGCTCCACCTGGCGGTGAGGAGGGACGGGGAACGCTGCCTCCGCCTGCTGGTGGAGGGCGGAGCCAAAATCAACGCGCCAGAGCAGAAGAGTGGAAACTCCGCCCTCCACCTGGCTGTCAGAGAAAACCTGTTCAAGGTGGCGTGCACGCTCATCACGGAG CTGAAGGCCGACGTCAACGCCTGCACGTTTGGAGGAAACACGGCGCTGCACCTGGCGGCCGGTCTGGGCTCGCCCACGCTCTGCTCCATGCTCATCGCTGCAG GTGCCGATAAGAACGTGGAGAACGACGAGCCGCTCTTCTTCCACAGCtcgtcagaagaagaagaagaaaaagatgaggaCGGACCAATCGCAGAgccggaggcggcggcggcctcaCAGCCAATCAACCCTCGCAAGAGGCCGGCGGGACACACCCCCTTGGACCTCGCCCAGTGCCAGAAG gTCAGGAAACTGTTGAGCTCCAGACAGAGTCCCACGTCGAGTCGTCACGCCAACAAGAGGATCAAATCAAGCAGCAGCGAAG CTGCAGAGCGGGACGGGACGGGCCTGGACGAGGACACACTGTCCCGCTTGGTGGAGGTTCTGAGCGTGGAGGACGTCCCCTGGAGGAAACTGGCCGAGAAGCTCGGGATGATGACGCTGACGCACCTGTACCAGGACAGTCCCGCCCCCTGtcaccacctgctgcagcacTACAGG TTGGGCGGTGGTCCGGTCCGAGGTCTGGTCGAAGCTCTTCAGAGTCTTGGTTTGTCCGATGGCGTACGATTGCTGCGGAGCTCGGAGCTGCCGGACGACAAACTCAACACAG ACGCAACTGTCGACAGCGGCTTCGGCAGCCAGCCAATGGAAGACGAGGAGCCGCATGTGGCCAATCAGTGA
- the nfkb2 gene encoding nuclear factor NF-kappa-B p100 subunit isoform X1: MAGALRMSEAQFINVYDSDLQLNLMPYDYIPPVDIKTEPYIPETAHGPYIQIIEEPKQRGFRFRYECEGPSHGGLPGASSEKNRRTYPTVKINNYVGHARVEVQLVTHSDPPRVHAHSLVGRHCTEKGTCMLDVGPNDLTASFSNLGILHVTKKGVVEILCKRLRDERKRQKGPHSNLTDVEESVCLKEAKELGKVMDLNIVRLKFTAYLQDSNGGFTRALKPVVSNPIYDSKSPNASNLKISRMDKTCGSVLGGDEIFLLCDKVQKDDIEIRFYEEDDEGGWEAFGDFSPTDVHKQYAIVFKTPAYHSAEIERPVTVFLQLKRKKAGDSSDPKQFTYIPQVQDKEEVLRKKQKPLPHYEPWRGGGGGGGGRGGGAAGGFGGGAGGGGEGGGGFQFSQQLNGGAGGGGAFFTGGFAGFSGGGGAQMSGSTPQTDVTHQQGDGQSRARLRQQLCQIAAHFRSRATQSSQHAATLLRYCSTGDARILLSVLRQVCCVQDANGDTPLHLAVIHQQTAVIQQLIHTLLSSRQQNLLNMANHLQQTPLHLAVITRQVKVMEVLLQAGADPSLVDKDGRSPLHLAALAGDNATLRPLLANLGERHGHLVNTADFHGLHPLHLAVRRDGERCLRLLVEGGAKINAPEQKSGNSALHLAVRENLFKVACTLITELKADVNACTFGGNTALHLAAGLGSPTLCSMLIAAGADKNVENDEPLFFHSSSEEEEEKDEDGPIAEPEAAAASQPINPRKRPAGHTPLDLAQCQKVRKLLSSRQSPTSSRHANKRIKSSSSEVGPAAERDGTGLDEDTLSRLVEVLSVEDVPWRKLAEKLGMMTLTHLYQDSPAPCHHLLQHYRLGGGPVRGLVEALQSLGLSDGVRLLRSSELPDDKLNTDATVDSGFGSQPMEDEEPHVANQ, from the exons ATGGCCGGAGCTCTGAG gaTGAGTGAAGCTCAGTTCATCAACGTGTACGACAGCGAC ctgcagctgaatctGATGCCGTACGACTACATTCCTCCAGTGGACATAAAGACGGAGCCGTACATACCTGAGACAG ctcACGGTCCATACATTCAGATCATCGAGGAGCCAAAACAG AGAGGCTTTCGTTTCCGGTACGAGTGCGAGGGGCCGTCTCATGGCGGGTTGCCGGGGGCGTCCAGCGAGAAGAACCGGAGAACCTACCCGACCGTGAAG ATTAATAACTACGTGGGTCACGCCCGGGTGGAGGTCCAGCTGGTGACCCACTCGGACCCGCCCCGGGTCCACGCCCACAGTCTGGTGGGACGCCACTGCACCGAGAAGGGCACCTGCATGCTGGACGTCGGCCCCAATGACCTCACCGCCTC GTTCAGTAACCTGGGAATCCTCCACGTGACCAAGAAAGGTGTGGTGGAGATTCTGTGCAAAAGGctgagagacgagaggaagagacagaaaggaCCACACAGCAACCTGACAG acGTGGAGGAGAGCGTCTGTCTAAAGGAGGCCAAGGAGCTGGGGAAGGTGATGGACCTCAACATCGTCAGGTTGAAGTTCACCGCCTACCTCCAGGACAGTAATGGAGGATTCACCCGAGCTCTGAAGCCCGTTGTCTCCAACCCCATCTACGACAGCA AGTCTCCGAACGCCTCCAACCTGAAGATCTCCAGGATGGACAAGACGTGCGGCTCAGTGCTCGGAGGAGACGAGATCTTCTTGCTCTGTGACAAAGTGCAGAAAG ACGACATTGAGATCCGCTTCTacgaggaggacgatgagggaGGCTGGGAGGCGTTCGGAGACTTCTCCCCCACCGACGTCCACAAACAg TACGCCATCGTCTTCAAGACTCCGGCCTATCACAGTGCGGAGATCGAGCGTCCCGTCACCGTCTTCCTgcagctgaagaggaagaaggccGGCGACAGCAGCGACCCTAAACAGTTCACCTACATCCCGCAGGTCCAAG acaaagaggaggtgctgaggaagaagcagaagccGCTGCCTCACTATGAaccctggagaggaggaggaggaggaggaggaggacgaggaggaggagccgccgGGGGGTTCGGAGgtggagccggaggaggaggtgagggaggaggag GATTCCAGTTCAGTCAGCAGCTGaacggaggagcaggagggggaggagccttCTTCACTGGCGGCTTCGCAGGCTtcagtggagggggaggggctcagaTGTCAGGCTCCACCCCTCAGACAGATGTTACCCACCAACAGGGTGACGGACAGAGCAGGGCACGGCTGCGGCAGCAGCTATGTCAGATCG CCGCCCACTTCCGCAGCCGAGCGACTCAGAGCAGCCAACACGCCGCCACCCTGCTGCGCTACTGCAGCACGGGCGACGCCCGCATCCTGCTCTCCGTCCTGAGACAAGTCTGCTGCGTCCAGGACGCCAACGGAGACAC TCCTTTGCACCTGGCCGTCATCCACCAGCAGACGGCCGTCATCCAGCAGCTGATCCACACGTTGCTCAGCAGCCGCCAGCAGAACCTCCTCAACATGGCCAACCACCTGCAACAG ACGCCACTACACCTGGCAGTCATCACCCGGCAGGTGAAGGTGATGGAGGTGCTGCTGCAGGCGGGGGCCGACCCCAGCCTGGTGGACAAAGATGGCCGCAGCCCGCTGCACCTCGCGGCGCTGGCCGGAGACAACGCCACActccgccccctgctggctaACCTGGGAGAACGCCACGGCCACCTTGTCAACACCGCCGACTTTCACG GGCTCCACCCGCTCCACCTGGCGGTGAGGAGGGACGGGGAACGCTGCCTCCGCCTGCTGGTGGAGGGCGGAGCCAAAATCAACGCGCCAGAGCAGAAGAGTGGAAACTCCGCCCTCCACCTGGCTGTCAGAGAAAACCTGTTCAAGGTGGCGTGCACGCTCATCACGGAG CTGAAGGCCGACGTCAACGCCTGCACGTTTGGAGGAAACACGGCGCTGCACCTGGCGGCCGGTCTGGGCTCGCCCACGCTCTGCTCCATGCTCATCGCTGCAG GTGCCGATAAGAACGTGGAGAACGACGAGCCGCTCTTCTTCCACAGCtcgtcagaagaagaagaagaaaaagatgaggaCGGACCAATCGCAGAgccggaggcggcggcggcctcaCAGCCAATCAACCCTCGCAAGAGGCCGGCGGGACACACCCCCTTGGACCTCGCCCAGTGCCAGAAG gTCAGGAAACTGTTGAGCTCCAGACAGAGTCCCACGTCGAGTCGTCACGCCAACAAGAGGATCAAATCAAGCAGCAGCGAAG ttggacCAGCTGCAGAGCGGGACGGGACGGGCCTGGACGAGGACACACTGTCCCGCTTGGTGGAGGTTCTGAGCGTGGAGGACGTCCCCTGGAGGAAACTGGCCGAGAAGCTCGGGATGATGACGCTGACGCACCTGTACCAGGACAGTCCCGCCCCCTGtcaccacctgctgcagcacTACAGG TTGGGCGGTGGTCCGGTCCGAGGTCTGGTCGAAGCTCTTCAGAGTCTTGGTTTGTCCGATGGCGTACGATTGCTGCGGAGCTCGGAGCTGCCGGACGACAAACTCAACACAG ACGCAACTGTCGACAGCGGCTTCGGCAGCCAGCCAATGGAAGACGAGGAGCCGCATGTGGCCAATCAGTGA